In one window of Bemisia tabaci chromosome 6, PGI_BMITA_v3 DNA:
- the LOC109035729 gene encoding uncharacterized protein, with amino-acid sequence MLCCEFLLGVLISVTSIFSVASCLEESTSVSTIISSNEKDGHEPRTILIVSEPGLEPSSDPHPSLVPRGGSQTPTAAIPDKWRQGVEQAMTSGRLPIGKVDPNEIPGIFQKIYSQCTSSVGNGQPSDKQLTQCIINEAIEKLPAKPYVKNVARAVVSDLIDKKGQGFYTVKSVLEASALCSETTQEGVVSQQELSKCFFNLLTQLHPLKDLAIPALKKTRAYGFFQNVARTCHDAMPKTVSTRRDINRYYLQCFIDTASARFNNNLLVKYGRKWLTYYIDHPDSVFNRERIIEIAESCQDRSSGLPANKKRSAAFFCFFQSLLSLHPRTKWLAENLLRWQATHPQKEGDKALSSGESTTSERQSRSIMPMLSRNGSGSLGRESIKDCMMRAVTTLPIAQQILGSVTGLTGAVGSVMSRFPKVGSLFGRSLPSLTSLTNSAPDETTLRKFVEAATPCFRFFKRDESGKLVLDQEYAAATALDIAKMNPSGRFAIGAAEALAENVSVTTDKEGKSQYDVNYKGLGTALLKAAVNSTPAGKALSKYSAFL; translated from the exons ATGTTGTGTTGTGAATTTTTGCTGGGGGTGCTAATTTCAGTTACTTCGATTTTTTCG GTGGCCTCGTGCTTGGAGGAATCAACCAGTGTATCAACTATAATCTCCTCGAACGAAAAGGATGGACACGAACCGAGGACTATCTTGATAGTATCTGAGCCAGGTCTCGAACCATCGAGCGACCCTCATCCTTCCCTGGTTCCCAGAGGCGGGAGCCAAACTCCCACCGCCGCAATACCCGACAAATGGAGACAGGGCGTAGAGCAGGCTATGACCAGCGGGCGACTGCCGATTGGCAAAGTTGACCCCAACGAAATTCCGGGCATATTCCAAAAAATATACTCGCAATGCACGTCGTCCGTGGGCAATGGTCAGCCATCGGACAAGCAACTCACTCAGTGCATCATCAACGAAGCTATCGAAAAATTGCCGGCCAAGCCTTACGTCAAAAACGTGGCCAGAGCCGTGGTATCCGATCTGATCGACAAAAAAGGGCAGGGATTCTACACGGTGAAAAGCGTGCTCGAAGCGAGCGCCCTCTGCAGCGAGACAACGCAAGAAGGAGTCGTGTCCCAGCAAGAACTCTCCAAATGCTTCTTCAACCTCCTGACTCAACTCCATCCGCTCAAGGACCTCGCGATTCCCGCGTTGAAAAAAACCAGGGCGTACGGTTTCTTCCAAAACGTCGCCAGGACTTGCCATGACGCTATGCCGAAAACGGTCTCGACCAGGAGGGACATAAACAGATATTACTTGCAGTGTTTCATCGATACGGCCAGTGCTAGGTTCAACAATAATTTACTGGTTAAGTACGGCCGCAAATGGCTTACGTACTACATCGATCACCCTGACTCCGTGTTCAACCGAGAGAGAATTATCGAGATCGCCGAGTCCTGCCAGGATAGATCGAGCGGCCTCCCTGCGAACAAGAAGAGGTCAGCGGCTTTCTTTTGCTTCTTTCAGTCTCTGCTCTCTCTTCATCCGAGAACGAAATGGCTCGCGGAGAATTTGTTACGGTGGCAAGCTACACACCCACAAAAAGAGGGCGACAAAGCGCTCTCTTCAGGCGAGTCGACAACTTCCGAGCGTCAAAGTCGGAGCATCATGCCGATGCTCAGTCGAAATGGCAGCGGCTCGCTAGGGAGGGAATCCATCAAGGATTGTATGATGAGGGCAGTGACTACGCTTCCTATCGCGCAGCAGATCCTGGGTTCGGTCACGGGACTCACGGGGGCAGTCGGCAGTGTCATGAGCAGGTTCCCGAAAGTTGGCTCGCTTTTCGGACGATCTTTGCCCTCGTTGACTTCTTTGACTAACAGCGCTCCGGATGAAACCACCCTGAGAAAATTCGTTGAAGCGGCTACTCCATGCTTCCGTTTCTTCAAAAGGGATGAAAGCGGGAAACTCGTTCTGGACCAAGAATACGCTGCCGCCACAGCCCTGGACATAGCTAAGATGAACCCTTCGGGCCGTTTTGCGATAGGTGCTGCGGAGGCACTGGCTGAGAATGTCAGTGTGACGACAGACAAGGAGGGGAAATCTCAGTACGACGTCAATTATAAAGGTTTAGGGACTGCACTGTTGAAGGCGGCTGTGAATTCCACACCGGCGGGCAAAGCCTTGAGTAAATACTCCGCGTTTTTGTAG